A region of the Sodalis ligni genome:
GGATGCGTTATGCCAGATATTTTGCACGCATCTTTCTCCCGAACTCGTTTCCATCGCCGGTCAATATTGGTTGAGCGATCAAATCCCGGCGGAATTTGCCGGAAAAGCCGCTCGGCTCAGCTTGCAAGACAATACGCTTACCATTCAACCTTTAAATTAAGCCCTTGACAAGGAATCCATTTATGGCACGCATTATAGTTGTTACTTCGGGTAAAGGGGGCGTTGGCAAAACCACATCGAGCGCGGCTATTGCTACCGGCCTGGCCCGGAAAGGCAAAAAAACCGTCGTGATCGATTTTGATATCGGCTTGCGCAACCTTGACCTTATCATGGGATGCGAGCGCCGGGTGGTATATGACTTTGTCAACGTCATCCAGGGTGACGCCACGCTGAACCAGGCGTTGATTAAAGATAAGCGCACCGACAACCTTTACATCCTGCCGGCCTCGCAGACGCGGGATAAAGATGCCCTGACCCGCGAAGGCGTGGAAACGGTGCTGAACGGCCTAAACGAGATGGATTTTGATTTTGTGGTCTGCGATTCGCCGGCGGGTATCGAAACCGGCGCGCTGATGGCGCTCTATTTCGCCGATGAGGCTATTATTACCACCAATCCGGAAGTCTCTTCCGTGCGTGACTCGGATCGCATTTTGGGGATATTGTCGTCTAAATCCCGCCGCGCCGAAAACGGACAGGATCCGATAAAAGAACATTTGCTGCTAACCCGTTATAACCCGGGGCGCGTA
Encoded here:
- the minD gene encoding septum site-determining protein MinD; this encodes MARIIVVTSGKGGVGKTTSSAAIATGLARKGKKTVVIDFDIGLRNLDLIMGCERRVVYDFVNVIQGDATLNQALIKDKRTDNLYILPASQTRDKDALTREGVETVLNGLNEMDFDFVVCDSPAGIETGALMALYFADEAIITTNPEVSSVRDSDRILGILSSKSRRAENGQDPIKEHLLLTRYNPGRVSRGDMLSMEDVIEILRIPLLGVIPEDQSVLRASNQGEPVILDAESDAGKAYSDTVDRLLGEERPFRFIEEEKKGFLKRLFGG